One bacterium DNA segment encodes these proteins:
- a CDS encoding SLBB domain-containing protein — protein MKRQLTWSVALGLGLLASVASAQLRPPTAAPPAAEAARTPAVPEKISASDVLAPAYLDQVIDPDDYHVGPGDVVLINIWSSRPEQFRVEISPEATFIIPGVGELNVEGFTLTQLKESAIARLRRYYEQPPISVTLAAVRRFRVTVTGAVKKPGLHVVTANTRASEVLDMAGLEDDAARRQVRLERRDTTMLVDLAAFERLGIRNANPYLAEGDVLVAPPLDNRWGNVRIEGAVNLPGTFGFSPGDLVGDLIDLAFGLRADADTLRLELWRFPVGQNEAIRFEWPTGTTYSQWRKFALQPDDRLFIRTVEGFRAKRLVRITGEVVRPGYYPFAGESIHLRDVIDSAGGFTDEADLVHAFIIRYQQPKWVEENRQRVALIPSELRSEAESDLLQADALTVPGRVAADFAELFGRGNESHNVPLFDGDEIVVPRMTESVNIIGRVVQPGLVPVKPGADLNYYIDRAGGYSWRADRGGTFLVKGGTGSAIKKKRIREITAGDTIVIPTRRGRRWWAAFRETLTVTTSLATLYLVIDQVTQ, from the coding sequence ATGAAGCGACAACTGACATGGTCTGTGGCGCTGGGGCTTGGGCTTTTGGCCTCGGTCGCATCGGCACAACTGCGCCCGCCGACTGCCGCCCCGCCCGCCGCAGAAGCCGCGCGAACGCCTGCCGTACCCGAGAAGATCAGCGCGTCCGACGTGCTGGCTCCGGCGTATCTGGATCAAGTGATCGACCCCGATGACTACCACGTCGGCCCCGGTGACGTCGTCTTGATCAACATCTGGAGTTCCCGGCCCGAACAGTTCCGCGTCGAGATCTCGCCGGAGGCCACCTTCATCATTCCGGGGGTCGGCGAACTGAATGTGGAAGGATTCACGCTCACCCAATTGAAAGAGTCGGCAATTGCGCGCCTGCGCCGTTATTACGAACAGCCACCCATTTCCGTGACGCTGGCGGCCGTGCGCCGCTTCCGCGTCACCGTGACCGGCGCGGTGAAGAAACCCGGCCTTCATGTCGTCACCGCCAACACCCGCGCCTCGGAGGTGCTCGACATGGCCGGGCTGGAGGATGATGCCGCCCGGCGGCAGGTCCGTCTGGAGCGCCGCGACACCACCATGCTGGTGGATTTGGCCGCCTTCGAGCGGCTGGGCATACGTAACGCCAATCCTTATCTCGCCGAGGGCGATGTGCTGGTCGCCCCCCCGCTGGACAACCGCTGGGGGAATGTCCGCATCGAAGGGGCGGTAAACCTGCCCGGCACCTTCGGCTTTTCACCCGGCGATCTGGTCGGCGACCTGATCGATCTCGCCTTCGGCCTGCGCGCCGATGCCGATACGCTGCGTCTCGAGCTGTGGCGGTTTCCGGTCGGGCAGAACGAGGCCATCCGTTTCGAGTGGCCCACCGGCACAACGTATTCGCAGTGGCGCAAATTCGCCCTGCAGCCCGATGACCGGCTGTTTATCCGAACCGTTGAAGGCTTCCGCGCGAAGCGGTTGGTGCGGATCACCGGCGAAGTGGTTCGTCCCGGTTACTATCCCTTCGCCGGCGAGAGCATCCATCTGCGCGATGTCATCGATTCGGCGGGGGGCTTCACCGATGAAGCCGATCTCGTTCACGCCTTTATTATCCGCTACCAGCAGCCCAAGTGGGTTGAGGAAAATCGTCAGCGGGTGGCGTTGATCCCCTCGGAACTGCGCTCCGAGGCCGAATCTGATCTGCTGCAGGCCGACGCGCTGACCGTGCCCGGACGGGTCGCCGCCGATTTTGCCGAACTCTTCGGGCGCGGTAACGAGAGCCACAACGTCCCGCTCTTTGACGGCGACGAGATCGTCGTGCCGCGCATGACCGAAAGCGTCAACATCATCGGTCGCGTGGTCCAGCCGGGCCTGGTGCCGGTCAAGCCCGGCGCCGACCTGAATTACTACATTGATCGGGCCGGCGGTTACTCCTGGCGGGCCGACCGTGGCGGCACCTTCCTCGTCAAAGGTGGTACCGGTTCCGCGATCAAAAAGAAGAGAATCCGCGAGATCACCGCCGGCGACACCATCGTGATCCCGACCCGGCGCGGGCGCCGCTGGTGGGCGGCCTTCCGTGAAACGCTCACCGTCACGACCAGTCTGGCGACTCTCTACTTGGTCATCGACCAGGTTACACAATGA
- a CDS encoding Gfo/Idh/MocA family oxidoreductase: MTSSSDRLINVGCIGLGAWGKNLLREFAGTPGARVPIACDPAPAARQRAQQNHPDIIITDQIEGVFAADIDAVVIATPPVSHFALAMKAIAAGKDVFVEKPLVLDVGEGEKLVAAAAAARRILMVGHIMEYNPAIEWLKRYIADGGLGDIYYIYATRVNLGQVRENENAMWSLAPHDVSMISYLLDDYPRRVSAVGSCYVRKGIEDVVFMNLAFAGNRMAHIHTSWLDPHKVRSLTIVGQKRMAVFSDTDPQEKIKVFDKGVDRSLNFETYAEYLTLRTGEVYIPLVDNTQPLALECRHFINCVRERKTPRSDGQDGLRVLRVLDAAQQSLDSGGVPIDIPHPA; this comes from the coding sequence ATGACCTCATCCTCAGACCGTCTCATCAACGTGGGCTGCATCGGGTTGGGCGCCTGGGGCAAGAACCTCCTGCGTGAATTTGCCGGGACGCCCGGCGCGCGTGTCCCCATCGCCTGCGATCCGGCTCCGGCCGCGCGTCAACGCGCCCAACAGAATCACCCCGACATCATTATCACCGACCAGATCGAGGGCGTTTTTGCCGCCGATATCGACGCCGTCGTAATCGCCACACCGCCGGTATCGCACTTCGCGCTGGCGATGAAGGCGATCGCCGCCGGCAAGGATGTCTTTGTCGAAAAGCCGCTGGTGCTGGATGTGGGCGAAGGAGAGAAACTGGTCGCCGCCGCCGCCGCCGCCAGGCGCATCCTGATGGTTGGTCACATCATGGAGTACAACCCCGCCATTGAGTGGCTCAAGCGCTACATCGCCGACGGGGGACTTGGCGACATCTACTACATTTATGCCACACGCGTGAATCTCGGCCAGGTCCGCGAAAACGAAAACGCCATGTGGTCGCTGGCGCCGCATGATGTCTCGATGATCTCCTACTTGCTCGATGACTACCCCCGCCGCGTCAGCGCCGTCGGCAGTTGCTATGTCCGCAAGGGCATCGAGGATGTCGTCTTCATGAACCTCGCCTTCGCCGGCAACCGCATGGCCCATATCCACACCTCGTGGCTGGATCCGCACAAGGTGCGATCCCTGACCATCGTCGGCCAGAAGCGCATGGCTGTCTTTTCCGACACCGACCCGCAGGAGAAGATCAAGGTTTTTGACAAGGGCGTCGACCGGTCGTTGAATTTTGAAACCTACGCCGAGTATCTGACCCTGCGGACCGGGGAGGTCTACATCCCCTTGGTGGACAACACCCAGCCGTTGGCGCTGGAGTGCCGTCACTTCATCAACTGCGTCCGCGAACGCAAGACGCCCCGCTCCGACGGGCAGGATGGCCTGCGCGTGCTCCGCGTGCTCGACGCCGCCCAACAATCGCTGGATTCCGGCGGCGTTCCCATCGACATTCCCCACCCCGCGTGA